One Aegilops tauschii subsp. strangulata cultivar AL8/78 chromosome 7, Aet v6.0, whole genome shotgun sequence genomic window carries:
- the LOC141027597 gene encoding uncharacterized protein, whose amino-acid sequence MSSTSITAALNLGAPPTEKLTKTNYILWKAQVMPGLRGAQVTGLLDGTDAAPPKTVQQQQADKTVAMAPNPLYAQWISRDQQVLSHLLNSLSMEILAQVVSKETTFDLWTAITTIFASQSQSRITNLRIAITNTKKGSMSSSTYIARMKNLGDELAAAGRPVSDPEMVDYVLAGLDRDYDPVVAAIGAVKSSISVDELFAQIAAFDQRMEMLGDGPDAGFKTSANMVYRGRGRGSGRGRGRSNNMGRGRGRLSSPTPSGGNSGGGGRGRPQQQRQQQTRDYPECQICYKHHPGGARDCWHRYDEDEQEEKGANMVIDSYGVDTNWYADTGATNHITGELDKLTIRDKYRGGDQVHTASGSGMDITHVGSSIVKTPNKFFHLNRILHVPETSKSLLSVHRFTLDNRVLIEFYPFFFLVKDLDTRRGFAEDAAEIGAENDPNFDENEPIFHEIEEDEAGAEHEEDPESPGTPVREPTRLEDALGDPKWKNAMDEEIKKKADGSIDRYKARLVAKGFKQRYGLDYEDTFSPVVKAATIRLVLAIAVSRGWSLRQLDVQNAFLHGVLEEEVYIRQPPGYEDKKVPHHVCKLDKALYGLKQAPRAWYSRLSSQLRRLGFVASKADTSLFIYNKANITIFVLVYVDDIIVASSSQSATNALLHDLSSEFALKDLGDLHFFLGIEVKKIQDGIVLNQEKYANELLVRMGMKDCKPSPTPLPSSEKISAFEGQPLKEEEITKYRSAVGALQYLTLTRPDISFAVNKVCQYLHAPTTVHWTAVKRIVRYIRYTVSLGLQVKRSNSTLVSAFSDADWAGCSDDRKSTGGFAVFFGSNLISWSARK is encoded by the exons ATGTCGTCCACCTCAATCACCGCCGCCCTCAACCTTGGAGCTCCACCAACCGAGAAGCTCACCAAGACCAACTACATCCTGTGGAAGGCACAGGTCATGCCGGGCCTGCGAGGAGCGCAGGTCACCGGCCTCCTAGATGGAACAGACGCCGCGCCACCGAAGACGGTACAACAGCAGCAGGCGGACAAAACTGTTGCCATGGCTCCAAATCCTCTGTATGCGCAGTGGATATCAAGAGATCAGCAAGTTCTTAGCCATCTCCTGAACTCTCTGTCAATGGAGATCCTCGCCCAAGTTGTGAGTAAAGAAACTACCTTTGATCTCTGGACTGCTATCACCACAATATTTGCCTCGCAGTCTCAATCCCGCATCACAAATTTGCGGATTGCCATCACCAATACGAAGAAGGGATCCATGTCCAGCTCAACCTACATCGCCCGGATGAAGAACCTGGGAGATGAACTGGCCGCAGCAGGAAGGCCAGTTTCGGATCCTGAGATGGTGGACTACGTCCTCGCCGGCCTCGACAGAGACTACGATCCTGTCGTGGCTGCCATCGGAGCAGTAAAGTCGTCGATCTCTGTTGATGAACTGTTCGCCCAGATCGCAGCCTTCGACCAGCGCATGGAGATGCTTGGCGATGGCCCTGACGCCGGCTTCAAAACCTCTGCAAATATGGTGTACAGAGGGCGCGGGCGCGGCTCTGGCAGAGGACGCGGACGCAGCAACAACATGGGACGCGGCCGAGGAAGGCTCTCTTCCCCAACTCCATCTGGCGgcaacagcggcggcggcggccgtggtcGTCCACAACAGCAGCGTCAGCAACAAACCCGAGACTACCCGGAATGCCAGATATGTTACAAGCACCATCCAGGAGGTGCTCGTGATTGCTGGCACAGGTATGATGAAGATGAACAGGAGGAGAAGGGGGCCAACATGGTCATCGACTCCTATGGTGTCGACACAAATTGGTATGCGGATACCGGGGCTACAAACCACATCACGGGGGAGCTCGACAAGCTGACGATTCGAGACAAGTATCGTGGAGGTGACCAAGTGCACACCGCAAGTGGTTCTGGTATGGACATTACTCATGTTGGTAGTTCAATTGTTAAAACCCCCAACAAATTTTTTCATCTAAACAGAATTCTACATGTGCCTGAAACATCAAAAAGCTTactttctgttcatagatttacCCTTGATAATCGTGTTCTCATTGAGTTCTACCCTTTCTTTTTCTTGGTTAAGGACTTGGACACGAGGAGG GGCTTTGCAGAAGACGCAGCAGAAATCGGTGCAGAAAATGATCCAAATTTTGATGAAAATGAGCCTATATTTCATGAGATAGAAGAAGACGAAGCTGGCGCTGAGCACGAGGAGGATCCGGAGTCACCTGGAACTCCTGTGC GGGAACCGACAAGACTAGAGGATGCACTTGGGGATCCAAAGTGGAAAAATGCAATGGATGAAGA AATCAAGAAAAAGGCAGATGGTTCAATCGACAGGTATAAAGCACGTCTAGTTGCAAAAGGTTTTAAACAACGTTATGGTCTAGATTATGAAGATACTTTCAGTCCCGTTGTTAAAGCTGCAACTATTAGACTTGTATTAGCCATTGCAGTTTCCAGAGGATGGAGCTTGAGACAACTAGATGTTCAGAACGCGTTCTTGCATGGTGTTTTGGAAGAGGAGGTTTATATAAGGCAACCACCTGGGTATGAAGACAAGAAAGTACCTCATCATGTGTGCAAGCTTGACAAGGCACTTTATGGTTTGAAACAAGCGCCAAGGGCATGGTATTCAAGACTAAGCTCTCAGTTAAGGCGTCttggttttgttgcatctaaGGCTGACACTTCACTATTCATCTACAACAAGGCAAACATAACTATATTTGTACTagtatatgttgatgatatcatagtTGCAAGCTCGTCACAAAGTGCTACTAATGCTCTTCTGCATGATTTAAGTTCAGAGTTTGCTTTGAAGGATCTTGGTGATTTACACTTCTTCTTAGGCATCGAGGTAAAGAAGATTCAGGATGGCATAGTATTGAACCAAGAAAAATATGCCAATGAACTTCTAGTTCGCATGGGGATGAAAGATTGCAAGCCTTCACCCACACCATTACCCTCTTCAGAAAAAATTTCAGCTTTTGAAGGTCAACCACTCAAAGAAGAAGAGATCACAAAATACAGGAGTGCAGTAGGAGCTCTACAGTACTTGACACTAACAAGGCCTGATATTTCCTTTGCTGTTAACAAGGTTTGTCAGTATCTTCATGCACCTACTACTGTACACTGGACAGCTGTTAAGAGAATTGTACGGTACATAAGATATACTGTGAGCTTAGGCCTTCAAGTTAAACGATCTAACTCCACTCTTGTTAGTGCCTTCTCTGATGCTGACTGGGCAGGATGCAGTGATGACAGGAAGTCAACTGGAGGATTTGCAGTGTTCTTTGGTTCTAATCTCATTTCTTGGAGTGCTAGAAAATAG